In Candidatus Micrarchaeia archaeon, a single genomic region encodes these proteins:
- a CDS encoding LAGLIDADG family homing endonuclease: MEEIGEEPKIKINFNEFEFPNDMRVILSKSEIITKGIKKIQGVSSYHYLTGKRSPPISFIKEIVDSNVLNNLLITNKVKFGHGGNAANALLPSHLNPKLAYLVGALRDGNINSCGKYELSYIQKNIKWLNFISELIVQVFNPSNKPKIIIRDKNTPKVIISNKPICEFFKIVFEVPIGKKEEWSTPNIILKSSKEIQKYYIKGYFDADGICGKHLGFCQLNFQSLKDLKTMLKKFNINCTNTISVRKLKSGKKFYSLYIKKEHWNDFFMKIGSSNSSKFTRFVQN, from the coding sequence ATGGAAGAAATAGGAGAAGAACCAAAAATAAAAATAAACTTTAATGAATTTGAATTTCCTAATGATATGAGGGTTATTCTTTCTAAAAGTGAAATTATTACAAAAGGCATAAAAAAAATACAAGGGGTTAGTAGTTATCATTATTTAACTGGAAAAAGAAGTCCACCAATTTCTTTTATTAAAGAGATTGTTGATTCTAATGTATTAAATAATTTATTAATTACTAATAAAGTTAAATTTGGACATGGAGGGAATGCAGCAAATGCTTTATTACCTTCACATTTAAATCCAAAATTAGCATATCTTGTAGGTGCGCTTAGAGATGGGAACATTAATTCTTGTGGTAAATATGAATTAAGTTATATACAAAAAAATATTAAATGGCTTAATTTTATTTCTGAATTAATTGTTCAAGTTTTTAATCCTAGTAATAAACCTAAAATTATTATTAGAGATAAAAACACACCAAAAGTAATAATTAGCAATAAACCAATTTGTGAATTTTTTAAAATTGTTTTTGAAGTTCCAATTGGTAAAAAAGAAGAATGGTCAACACCAAACATTATATTGAAAAGTTCTAAAGAAATTCAAAAGTATTATATTAAAGGTTATTTTGATGCAGATGGCATTTGCGGTAAACATCTTGGATTTTGTCAATTAAATTTTCAATCTTTAAAAGATTTAAAGACAATGTTAAAGAAATTTAATATTAATTGTACAAATACAATATCAGTTCGCAAATTAAAATCTGGAAAAAAGTTTTATTCATTATATATTAAAAAAGAACATTGGAATGATTTTTTTATGAAAATAGGTTCATCTAATTCTTCTAAATTTACTCGATTCGTACAGAATTAA